The genomic region CATTTTTTATTAAGAGCTCAATACTGTTAGCTCCTGTCACCATATTCTGACTCAAAAGTTTAGGGTATAGATTCTTCTCTGAAAAGTCTTGATCTTTTCAGGCCCCTTGTTTATTTTAATCTTCTCAAATGAGGGCTGTCTTGGCCCATAGCTGAGGGCAAGAGTGGGGTATGTGTATTGGGGCTGCTTTGAGGGAATGGTAAGACTTTATTGAGGATCAAGTACCTGTTCTCCAAGAATTAAACTGCTGTGGTCTTCAGGAAGCAAAAACATTTCATcatgcatttgtttttattgcGGTAAGAGTACTCAACGTGAGATTTACCCTGTAACACATGTTTAAGTGTTTAAGTACCCAGTACGGTATGATTAACCGTAGGCATCCATCATGTTTTCCATTTGAGTTTGATTTGATCTACTTTACCCAAACTTAAAATGTGTTAAAGTGGATGCATCCTGGCAGTTTTCATTCTTCCCATTGTTGTCCTCGGCCTACAAAGCTATGAAATATTCAACTTTGAGTTCATtagtatttttccttatttagGTTCTGAGCATCTGCAAAGCCTGAGTCATTCTTtctaaaaatctaatttttatgATAACCTAGTTCAGATTTGAAAAGGGCACAAAATTAATGACAATGAAACGTCTGAATCCCACCTCTCCCCCCGAGTTTCTCTGCTTGGAGGAGCTGCTACTACCAGCTCCTTGCATATCCTTCCAGAGagattctgtatatataaaaggaaatgtgtgtttcttcctttcttatgCACATGGTAGCATACTAGATGTACTAGTATGCCTGCATCTTTTATACTTGATAATGTAAGTCACGATTAATCAGTTAGTCTCTTTCACTTGGAAGGTTTTAAGGTTTTTAGTACTTAGAAGCCTTTATGAACAGGAAACATTACCTGGTGTTTTTGAGGGTTTGCTTCATTCAGAATCACCCATGAAATGACTAGGAGAAGTAGGAGGTTGTTAAAATCACCAGCCTCCACTTCTCTGACAGTCCTCACTGATACCTTTAGTCTTCATTGGGCAGTGCGAGAGTGAGAAATAAGTTTTCATCGTACTGTTAGTAACTTGTTGGCTATAGCTTGGATGAGAGAAAGCAAGTATAGTTTGTTGCTTCTTTCAACAACTCCTGTGTATGCTCTGTGTTCAGTGACATTGATCTTGTGGTGTTTGGGAAGTGGGAAAATCTACCCCTCTGGACCCTGGAGGAAGCTCTTCGGAAGCATAAGGTTGCAGATGAAGATTCGGTGAAAGTTCTAGACAAAGCAACTGTAAGTTCTTTAGCATTTCATCTTAAACTCTCCAGTTACTTATACATGGAACgtgtgaaattaaattttaattttggtgCGCACAGTTGGATTGTGACTGAATGATTCCTTCTGCTCATGATCCCAGTGCTTGCACATAAAAAGTTGCAATTGTGAGGCGAATTATTCTGGTTAtccatttctttcaaaaattttactCAATTTTAATCATATAATACTATAGAGACTTTTTAATACAAAAAGTGTAAGTAAAGATATGGATATCTAATAAAGCTTTAGTTACACAGATATTCTTTTACCATATTTTGTATCTTTGAAGAATTGTATTAATTGAAATTTTGTAGATCATTTTAACTAATGGAGTGAACATTAAGAATTTTCATGgaagctcattttaaaaataaatatatctattttagaAGTTTGGATATTTGCATGTCAGGTTTTATTAGAGCAAAATGTGTAGTTTCTTCATTAAAAACTATATTAATTTGGAAATCTAGTTCTGTACATCGTTTGCTGGTCTGAGTTTTCTAATGCATGGTAGAAGaagagctttttttcttttttttaaagaattcctgATACTTCATATAAACCATTCTATCATTCTTCATTTGAGAATAATTATTACAGTTTAAGTTCTCTTGTCAGGTTGTTTTTTGGGCTATATGCAACACTGACCAAAAATGCCAGTGACTTACTGTGTATGTGGCTTAAAAATCTAGCAGTTTTCTTATTGGAAACAGTTTGGTGCTGTGGGCCGACATTCATAATTATTGATCTTCTTGTGTTGGAAACTGTTCTCCAAAGTAGATTCATATCGGGAaaagtttttgttattttgtttcaaaACTCTCAATCAgtagaaatttcaaaataaactgcAGAAGTTTAAATGCTAAATATGCAATATAAGATATCTAGGCAGCTAAGTCAGCTCTGGTTTGCAGTGTTCAGAATAAAGTCTTCCTGAGAAGATCAGGATCTCAGCTCTGGTAACCTTCCATCCTCCGATTTGTTATTTAACTCGTTTGAAGTATTTAAAtcttacctttcttttctttctaggtACCTATTATTAAGTTAACAGATTCTTTTACTGAAGTGAAAGTTGATATCAGCTTTAATGTACAGAATGGTGTGAGAGCAGCTGACCTCATCAAAGATTTTACCAAGGTCAGAGAATCTATAGTGTTtactcaatgaaactattagAAAATGGAGTTATGTTTTGAAACTCTGTTGTGGTGTTCTGGTATACTTGGCTAaactatttttatatgtatgttgCTGACAAATGCTTCTTTTCTGTGCAGTGGTTTTTACTTTGCTTGAATCTGCTTGTTACAATCAGTAATTTATAGTGTGGCCTCAGGTAAGAATTAAGGGTTGAGGAAGCCTTTGAAGAACTTCTGTGCCCTAGATCCTTCCTCTTAGGGAGATTGGGGCTGAGTCATGCCACGCAGTTGATTTCCTGTGTCTCACAAGGGTCCAGATTAAGACGCTCTCTAGCAAACCTCTTCTAGGTCTTAATCCCCGAGTCACCTGCAAGGTAGGTCCTGCAGGTGTCCTTCCCTTATCTTTGAGTGGTTAAGTTTGTTTCTGcttgttctgttttcttcccaGAGAGTGCACAATTTATCAACACTGTCTTCGGCTGGACGCATTGGCTTTTTTCTCCctaaactaaaactaaaactctCCCACTGCTTTGGCTTAAATAAAAGATCTTTTCTctccatttgattatttttttctttagcagtTCTTCGAGttcacctttttctttttatgtaagaAAAAATTACAACTCTCATGTGATAAACATTATATTCTCATGTAAAtgtgcagaaaaagaaaagaaatattatccGTAATTCCATTCTTTTGGAAATACTGGGTGtgtgtaaattttctttttaccagaaaagaaacttttttaaaaattgagaagaataatacatgatttaaaaaaaacaaacaccttaCTATTATAAAAGGATAAGAAAAAGTGAGTCACCCTTGAACCTTGTATGCTTAGATCAGCTACATAGGGTTTGCCTTCATcaacttcttttctttgtttatccTCTTAAGATTTTTCACAAAAGAAATAGCACACCATATATATGATGtcgtacttttttctttttaaacttattatttgGGAGGATTCCTGTGTGTCAGCACAGTCAAGAGTTTCTTCAGTCTTTCACTGACCGCCCTTGTCGGGATGGACCGTCCCTTGTGCAGGTGgctcttccttccccagggtTGCTCCCAGTGTCTTCTGCTCTTACAAAAAGTGCTGGGTGAacatggaatttctgggtcagagGATACATGCAGAGAAAATTCTGTTGGCAGTTTGTCTAATTGTTCTTTAGACTATTTCTGAGTTCAACCACAGTGTTTAAAAATGGTTATTTctccatatttttgttgtttctcaCGCTCGCTCGCTTTGACATGATTTGCAAAAGTACAAACGCTTCTTTTCCTTATGGGAGCCGTACGCGTTCACTCTAAGTGTCAGAAGAGAGTGGCGATCACGAGTAACTCTGCCGTCCTTAGGCAGTGGCtgtcaaggctcctttctccatgtgTGTCTGCTTTGTTCTCGGCGTCCCTATCTCAGGGCCCGGCTTGCGGAGAGGACTTGATGAGAACGAGCTTGAGTGAAAGATGGACTCAGGCAGTCCTTCTCTGCCCCCGTGGGTGTCCTCACCCTTCCTTGTAAGGCACAGAAGGTGGGGCTGTGTGTTGACCTGCCCTGGCCGAGGACAGCAGGCAGGGTGAGTCCTGCTCTGGGCTCTGCAGGATCACCTGAAGGGCCTGGTCTGCCTGTGCAGTTCTGCTTACAGAAGTGATTCTTTAAAACCCTGCGGATTGACCGCTTTGGGAGCTGAGAGGTCACCCCGTACCGTTTCTGTTATCTATTTACAGTTGAGAATTGCTCAGTAAATCATAAAAGGAGTGTCACGTGATAGGTATCGCTAGGGTTCTGTCCCATAGTGAATGCTGGGGTGCTCTCTCTGTTTGGGGTTTTAGATGTGAGGACACAATCTTCAGTTACTCAGACCTTACttttttatagtttgtttttaaagtgcaCAAGTATATAACATACCTCCACCAAGTTTGTAATGTAAGGACCAGTTTTACACTGAGAGACCGTTTGTGCTATTAATGCTTCCAGCTGTTACCGATGTAGGAATTCattgaaaatgtaattttcttttccagaaatatCCTGTATTGCCATACTTGGTTTTAGTATTGAAACAGTTCTTATTACAGAGGGACCTTAATGAAGTATTTACGGGTGGAATTGGTTCTTATAGTCTCTTTTTAATGGCAGTAAGTTTCCTTCAGGTAAGTAAGTTATACCCTGTTAGTGTACACTaaacattttttgttaaaaaaatcagttgggaatcattttggaaaaaaattttaatcaagcTCTAATTAGAATACTTCCCTTGATTACTTACAAGGTTTCCCTTTAAACGCTTTAAACCGGGTACCTTTTTTATAATTTagcaattaaatattttaaaatcccaagggaagaatttttttaatctcatgtgTTCTAATATTTTTGAGACTTGTCACTACAAATTTTAACATACAAAAGTATGGTGCCGTTTCCATAGGTATACATAGTAACATAAATGCCAAAAATAAGAATCTTTCTAAGCATTTACTATTCTAAGTGGAGACTTACAATTGAGTCCCCACTCAGTTGAGACTCGCTGTCTGGGTAAGATGTGTTAGAAGTCTTAATACCGTCAGTGAGCGCATTCATGTGGTAGAGCAGTGTTGCCAACTGCCTGACTCTGCTGGTGAGTCAGAATGACTTCCTTGATGTTGGGCCAAGCCGACTCTCTCAACATCCTGGGCAGCTGTGAAATCCAGCCTCGTAAATTATCCCCCACACCCGTGGGCTCCACCTACACCCCTGGGTTCCACCCGCGCCCATGGGGCTTTCGGTCGTCTGTAACAGAAGTACTGTTACAATTAGTCTGCTGTAACTCTGTTATCTGTTAGCTGCTCTGTGAAaccaaaattataataatattctTTATAGAAGTTAGAATGTCATTTACTATCCTCACCTTGAATTCAGAGAAAAtccaatgtaattttttttttctcttctcattttagTTACATCCCAGGGAAGATGCTTGCATCCCCAATACAAACTATGGTGTTCTCTTAATAGAATTTTTTGAATTATATGGACGACACTTCAATTATTTAAAGACTGGCATCCGGATAAAGGATGGTGGTTCCTATGTGGCCAAAGATGAAGTACAGAAAAATATGCTAGATGGCTACAGGCCATCCATGCTTTATATCGAAGATCCTTTACAACCAGGTATTGAATTTAGGTAAATTTATGGACATTCAAGAAAGGgcattgggaattccctggtggtccagtggttaagacttagagctttcactgccgagggcctgggtttcacaacaaagatcctgcaagccacccAACTCAGTCAAAAAAAGGCTTAGTCATCATATTGTACTTTAAACTCTCTTCCAATGAAGAATTAAGAATTATCTTGTAATTGTGtttcctcaaaatattttataagcaaaCACgtgcacataaacacacacaccagAAAAACATGTTGTATGCTTGCAAATGAGTGGAGTTGAGAGTAAAATCCATTTGACtcttaaaggcaaaggagaacaggTATTAGCTGGTTGGTTGGGTTTGTGCATCTCTGGTTTGGTGGCCGTTTTAAGTTCTTCTCTCTTGAGTCCTCACTGCTCCTGATTCTAACCAGTTGTCAGCCGGGGCTGTAAGTGAGGATTCTGAGACACTATATGTCTCAGAGTTCGTGAGAGAGTCGGTACCAAGAGacagtttattttccttttgcacccttcttccttctttaatTTTGCATAGTCTCCCTGTGCTTTTTCTAGCTTTATGTTGGCTTGAGCAGAAAATGAATTTTCTGGCTATGAgcagaaaatgaattcctcctcTGCTTTCATGAAGCTCTATGTTGCTTGCttatattctaatttttctggacaatattttttcctggtataattgtaaaatatttagattCTGCATTATTGGACGTCAGTAGAAATGCTTTTAGTCACTTGCTTTATTGTGTTgactttgaatatatatatattcaaaagcctatatatatatataggcttccagggtggcgctagtggcagagaacccacctgccaatgcaggagacttaagagacccaggttcgatccctgggtcaggaagatcccttggaagagggcatgacaacccactccagtattcttgcctggaaaatcctgtggacagaggagcctaaaaggttacagtccacagggtcgcaaagagtcagacatgactgaagtgacttagcatgcatgcacatattgaCTTTGAAagtaaggaaggaaaagaagttaaaagatAGAATAGTTTCCTAGGAGCCCTTTTCTGGCGGAATGAACCATCTTATAAACAGGAATAGTTTATTCATTGAGTAAATGTTCTTTGAAAGCCAACTCTACATAAAGGACACAAAGGATTTTTTCAGTAAGATGGTCCTTGCTTTTTAGGAGCTCATTATTTAGTGCAGGAGATGTTTATAAAGCTAACAAGCAAAAAAATAGGTATTTCTAATTTAGTTTTGCTTCACTTTTAGGAGAAAATGGGCagttgcttcttttattttcatgactgtGTAAGGGCTAGTCCCTGTTGGGCCAGAAGACATTTAGGCAATTTATATGCCACAATGACATATTTATGCATGATCTACACGTTTAGAGCTGGAGGAGCTGTGGGGCCAACTAGCGGCTCATATTCTGAGGACAGTGATTGCCCTTGCTCTCCCAGAAGAGGGCTCGTGAACTTTTAGTTCATATTAAGCCGTAGTAAATTTTAATGtgttatgtatatatttcttttgaaGGTAATGATGTTGGAAGGAGTTCATATGGGGCCATGCAGGTGAAACAGGCCTTTGATTACGCCTACGTTGTCCTGAGTCATGCTGTATCACCAATCGCAAAGTACTATCCCAACAACGAGACAGAGAGGTAAAAGTTTCACCAAAATCGGCCCATCGGGTCAAAATTGTCTGCGGCTTCTTATCTTCAAATTAATGTaccttcttcattctttttttttttttttaaacacttgcaGCATATTAGGTAGAATAATTAGAGTAACAGATGAAGTTGCCACATATAGAGATTGGATATCAAAGCAGTGGGGCTTGCAGAATAGGCCCGAGCCTTCGTGCAATGGTAAGAGTTTTTCATTGATCGATTGACTGAGTATTAGAGGCTTTTCTGTGTTGTGTGTGCTTAATGGGAAGAAACGTTTTCCAATCTTTTGCCACTCTTTCAGGAAATGGTGTTACCTTGATAGTAGATACTCAGCAGTTAGATAAATGTAATAATAatctatctgaagaaaatgaagcccTTGGAAAATGTAGAAGTAAAACTTCGGAATCTATTAGTAAACACTCTTCAAACTCTTCATCAGGTCCAGTGTCTTCCTCTTCAGCCACACAGTCCAGCTCTAGTGATGTTGTAAGTATGAAGACCTGGTTTTCTACACCTAGCCCCATAGGGGTTCTGTTGCTGGGATAATTCTATCTAGAGAGCCATGGCTaactcattttcttatttgttcctGGGAAATTTTAGTAACTTTAATGATTGTACTTTTTCTCAACATTGTGTTAAAATTTTCAAGCatacaacagaaagggaaagaatttTAGTGAACATCCGTGTACACTACCACTGGACTCTGTCATTAACATTTTACTGGCTTACACAGAGCTATCCATTCATTTACCAGTTCATCTTATTCTTTAACACATTTCAAAGTATCACAGATGTTAGGATATTTCCTACAAAGTACTGTCCTGTGCTTGTCATTACCCATAGTTCAATGTTTGtccacttttttcttttgatataaaattaacacataagGAAATCTTAATTATACATTTAACAAATGCATACACATGTGTAACCCAAAATCCTAACAAGATGTTGACTATTAACATCTCCCCAGATGTTTTCTAGTCAATCCCGGATCTTACCCTCAGAGGTAACCACTGTTAGGATTTTTTTAATACCATCAATTAGTTTTGTctgtttcaaaattttataaaagtgGGATATATATATGCTCCCTTGATCACCATTTATAAATGTACAAtttaagtgggttttttttttagcatatttataatattgtatagcCCTCATCACTAATTCCaggacatttccatcacccccaaaaAAACCTTTTAGTAGCCCCTAATATCTTCTTTCCCCCCATGCCCTGGAAATCCCTAATCTACTTTCTCTCTTATCCTCATAGAATTTTCTAGTATCAGTTATACCTACATTACTTATCCTCATCAGAGTTACTTTTGAGTTTGTTTAAATGAAATCTAAAATGGCCTTTATTGACTCTTATAAGTATATATGACAAAAAATAATCTCAGTGTGAAAAagacagttttttgttgttgacgACCATTTACCAGCATGGAGTCATGAATGCTCACGTGGGGAATCTGCCCATGTGCTGTTCTGGTTCCTGGAGCAGCGCTGTGGAGGACAGAGTGCTGAGCTGGATGTCCCAGACACGGGCGGAGGCAGAGCCGCCCTGAGAGGGAGCTTTAGGGACTGAGAGTGCGTGTCTCTGCGATGCTGGGCCGAGTGCGAGGGCCAGGGCAGACCTGAGCAGAGAGGAGCGGTCGTGGCCCGAGCAGCCCACAGACAGGTGGGGCTCAGCCCAGTGTCTCTGGGAAGTCCGGGCCACGCGCTGTGTTTTCTAGGAGGGAGCACTGAGTTGTCATCACTCTCAGAGCGTGAATCTTGTAAAGTGATTGTTTTGTATTTGGTTGAAGACATTGAGTCAGACACTGGAGATAGGCCCTCACTCTTCACCGTGCTCACTCCACTATACCATGGTTCCTTTTCTGTAAATAAGAATGCAGAAAAACTTGGACCTCTGGGAGCTCCCTCAAGGCCGATTAACAGGGTCAGGCGTGGCCAGTGGATTTAACAATGAACAGAAACCCTGTGATAAAATCAGCCACTTGAAACGCTTGGAGGAGGAGAACTTAAGCAGTTAATTTTACAAATTCCTCAGTGTGCTTCCTTTAACTCGCAAATGTTCAGACTTAATCCAGAGAGTGCTTAGCTGaagttgttttcctttcttcatgtTGAACGTCTAAATCATTACTGTGTCACGTTATAACTTATGTGACTTGTGTTAGGATTCCGACGCGACACCATGCAAAACGCCGAAACAGCTGCTCTGCCGTCCGTCCACTGGGAACCGGGTAGGGTCGCAGGACGCGTCCTTGGAGTCCTCTCAGACAGGCGGGAAGATGCAGAGCACCCAGACCACTAACACCCCCAACAGCACCAACAAGTCCCAGGTGTGTGCAGTTTGTGATTTTAATTGTCAGTGTTGAGTGTGGAACATTTAGAGTTTTGTACATGCATATACATGCTCACGTATGTATCCACACACATTATGGCTTTGAAGAAAGTCCTAGATTAAAGAAGAAATGTGTTTTATTCTAAGGGGTTCCAGAGCATGACAGTACTTCTAGTAACAGGGTGTCCTGAGGATCCCATGTAACATAAACCTCTGTGGGTATCTAGCGACTGGTCCTTCTTTATAAGATGTCTGGTCTAGCCAACTGCCTTACCACAAATACACAGCATAAAAAAATTTGCTTCAAGTTATAAAAAGTTTCAGTTGTACTTGAAGTAAACGTACATGAAATTTTGGAATGACCTCCCTGCAATGTTGCAGAGTCTGGGAAGAAcatatccttttttattttaaaatccaataCCTCATTGATTGTGTTGATCTGATGCAGTCAGCCATGGTCAGCTGATTAGCTTTAGCTTTGACTTAAAAAGGCCACAGAGACACTCTGTTGTAAGCTTTTTAGGTGCCtgaaattttgttcatcttgaGTAATGAATTAAAATGAGGGGAGAAGCCATTTCATACTGGACTCTGGCGTAAGGCCATCACGCCCTCTCCAGTACATCGGGGACCCTGGGGAAGGCCGCTTGACAGTAGAGATGACTGTTAAGTCAGTCACCTCACGTCTGACGTAACTCGCAGAATCCACTTTATCTGTGCAGCTTCAGTCATGTGCCCCAAACACTGACTCATGTGGAAATGGCCCCTGAAGTGACGCGTGATAGCAGGAAAAGAGTGGCGAGCTGTGGTGACCCTTGACCCGGCAGcacgtctgcatatctgaaagtTTCTTCCAGTAATGCCATCTATCATGTGATGTACTGATTGATAGGTTCCTTAAGAAAAACTTAAATTCTATGTACTCTGTTAAGAAGTGGTCTTATGTTTTTTGATACCTCCattaaaaaatgatgtaaaaGTGTTTGAGCCCCAGAGAGTTAACCCCTTAGCATGGTTTTCTGCCTGTTAGATAAGTCAGTGTGTTCCTAGTCATGAAAGCTCCCAAGGGAGGTCTTACAAGCGCTGTGTTGAATCGCAATACTGATGTCTTTCTGACCGCTTTCCTTCTCCGCAGCATGGATCAGCAAGGCTCTTTCGTTCTTCCAGCAAAGGCTTCCAAGGTACAACCCAAACAAGCCATGGTTCCTTGATGACAAACAAACAACATCAAGGGAAATCAAATAATCAGTATTACCATGGCAAAAAGCGGAAACACAAGAGGGACGCCCCCCTCTCAGACCTTTGCAGATAGTCGGCGTCGTGTGATGGACTGTCTTCTGTGTGCAGTGATCTCACGCGCAGGACAGTTGGATAGGGACTCCTGGGAGACATTTGGGAGCCTTACCCTGTTCAGACGTTGATTTAGCAACTGCGTTTTTTCCCAGCTCGCCACGGAATGGATCATGAAGACTGACAActgcaaaaacaaaaagcaagcaaaaaaggggaaaaaaaaaaaaaggctgctcATTTGATAAGTCATATGCTATAACAGGGTCATTTTAAGATTTAAAGCTTGAATgtaaaataaatctatttctcattggcTTTATGCAGAGTTATAGAGAATAGTATTCAGTGTGGGTAGGGtgatagaaacaagaaaatttcagaggatggggtggggaaggaaaacACAGGTATCATATAGGAAGTCCAAATTTCAAAGGGGAAAGTGATctgtgcatgttttttttttttaatatttttgcatatatttaccattttattgtgtgtatatatagatgaCCATATAGGAAATTGATATTTGTAATAGTGGATTTGTTAATACTTTTTACATAACATTACTGTTTAAATTGTAAACAGATTTTTCTCAGGATTAGTttgaaaaaataatctgaattgTCATCTTAACATCCATCTATAGGGAAGTGATTAGTTCTATTACTCAAATTCGTTTCCTCAACATTGAAATGACTTAATAGAACCCTCGTGACCTGCTGCAAAAATTTTCCTCTCTAAAGAAAAGGTTATGGTGGCaaatgatgtttattttattttgtaaaaaaaagaaaaaaaatatgtactatGTACTTTTGTGTAAACACTGAAAAATCTCTAGTCATCTCTAAGAATTAACTTGCAACTGTTTTCTATAGTGCTGTCGTCTTGGGCAATGGGCAGTTACATGACTTTGTGTTTGTTTCCTttgcagtcttttttttcttttttttcttcctaataggaaaaaaaaaaaaaaggccacccGCATCTGGTCCCATTCCTGTTGCAGTGAAACCTCGAGTTCCACAGACTTTGCATGCTGGCTCCTCTAACCCTGTGTGCTGCGCGTGCTTGTTTTTCTCatctcttattcttttttaaattcacgCTTAACTACTGTGGGAGAGAATAACTGTAAACAGCTTTAATTAAATCATACTTataaaaaactattttcttaTACTCCACTTTATGCTTTTGGTATTgttgatctttaaaaattaaatggtcTTTGATAATGGATCTATTTTGTATTGCCTTATTAAGACCAAATACTTCTTGTCATCCCATTCTTTATCCTCTCCTTTCATGGAATTGTTAtctttaattaaaacttttttaaacattGGCTTGTTTCAATCATACTGTAAATTTTGGTTGTGGTCAGTTTTGAGTGCAAATGAGATGTATTATTCTGTTATTCATCACGTGTTGAGTTTGAAACTCAGTTGGAAATGTTTAATAGAATGTAAGTGGCATTTCTGAAAATGCTTTCAAGGTGAACGCTCTTATGTTTAGCATCAGTGTCTGTGGCTCTGTTAATTACAGCCATT from Muntiacus reevesi chromosome 2, mMunRee1.1, whole genome shotgun sequence harbors:
- the TENT4B gene encoding terminal nucleotidyltransferase 4B isoform X1 codes for the protein MDPRIAWFQPEQLGPSNSLWMQIWETTQGLRNLYFNHHCHSSGGASGGGGGGGSSTATGGSGSSTGSPSGAAPAPAPAGMYRSGERLLGGHAQPAEQRDFLPLETTNNNNNHHQPAAWARRAAAGPSASPSPSASPSPHSSTAVPAAEPADPASGSSNKRKRDNKASTYGLNYSLLQPSGGRAPGGGRADGGGGVYSGTPWKRRNYNQGVVGLHEEISDFYEYMSPRPEEEKMRMEVVNRIESVIKELWPSADVQIFGSFKTGLYLPTSDIDLVVFGKWENLPLWTLEEALRKHKVADEDSVKVLDKATVPIIKLTDSFTEVKVDISFNVQNGVRAADLIKDFTKKYPVLPYLVLVLKQFLLQRDLNEVFTGGIGSYSLFLMAVSFLQLHPREDACIPNTNYGVLLIEFFELYGRHFNYLKTGIRIKDGGSYVAKDEVQKNMLDGYRPSMLYIEDPLQPGNDVGRSSYGAMQVKQAFDYAYVVLSHAVSPIAKYYPNNETESILGRIIRVTDEVATYRDWISKQWGLQNRPEPSCNGNGVTLIVDTQQLDKCNNNLSEENEALGKCRSKTSESISKHSSNSSSGPVSSSSATQSSSSDVDSDATPCKTPKQLLCRPSTGNRVGSQDASLESSQTGGKMQSTQTTNTPNSTNKSQHGSARLFRSSSKGFQGTTQTSHGSLMTNKQHQGKSNNQYYHGKKRKHKRDAPLSDLCR
- the TENT4B gene encoding terminal nucleotidyltransferase 4B isoform X2 produces the protein MDPRIAWFQPEQLGPSNSLWMQIWETTQGLRNLYFNHHCHSSGGASGGGGGGGSSTATGGSGSSTGSPSGAAPAPAPAGMYRSGERLLGGHAQPAEQRDFLPLETTNNNNNHHQPAAWARRAAAGPSASPSPSASPSPHSSTAVPAAEPADPASGSSNKRKRDNKASTYGLNYSLLQPSGGRAPGGGRADGGGGVYSGTPWKRRNYNQGVVGLHEEISDFYEYMSPRPEEEKMRMEVVNRIESVIKELWPSADVQIFGSFKTGLYLPTSDIDLVVFGKWENLPLWTLEEALRKHKVADEDSVKVLDKATVPIIKLTDSFTEVKVDISFNVQNGVRAADLIKDFTKKYPVLPYLVLVLKQFLLQRDLNEVFTGGIGSYSLFLMAVSFLQLHPREDACIPNTNYGVLLIEFFELYGRHFNYLKTGIRIKDGGSYVAKDEVQKNMLDGYRPSMLYIEDPLQPGNDVGRSSYGAMQVKQAFDYAYVVLSHAVSPIAKYYPNNETESILGRIIRVTDEVATYRDWISKQWGLQNRPEPSCNGPVSSSSATQSSSSDVDSDATPCKTPKQLLCRPSTGNRVGSQDASLESSQTGGKMQSTQTTNTPNSTNKSQHGSARLFRSSSKGFQGTTQTSHGSLMTNKQHQGKSNNQYYHGKKRKHKRDAPLSDLCR